The Dehalococcoidia bacterium sequence TCTCCACGATGCTCGCCTCCGATATCAGCCGCGGCGTGATCGTGCTGTTGATCCCGATCATCAACGCCATCAGCCCGTTGCACGTCTGGGAACTGACGGTGATGTCGTTCCTGCTGGGCTTGGCGGGGCAGTTCTTCGACCCGGCCAAGGCCGCGCTCACGCCCAGCCTCGTGCCGCCCGAGGAGTTGACCAGCGCCAACGCGCTGCTGCAGTTCACCCGCCAGGTGCTGTTCATCGCCGGCCCGGCGATCGGCGGCTCGCTGATCGCGCTGGCCGGGGCGCTCGGCGTCTTCTGGGTGGACGCGGTCTCGTTTTTCGGCTCGGCCGCCGTGCTGCTCGTGCTGCGCCGGCGGAGCGCCCGTGTCTACAAGGCGCCGGGCAGCGCCACGCGCAGCGGCTCCGACATCCTGCGCGACATCGCCGCCGGCTTCCGCTACATTCATCACCGCGCCCGGCTGCGGGCGGTGATCGTCGTCGGCGCCGTGCTGAACTTCATGCTCTCGCCGCTGCCGCTGCTGATCCCGCTGTACATCAAGCGCGTGGTGAAGAGCGGCGCCATCCAGTTTGGCTCGCTCACCTCGATCATCTTCGTCGGCTTCGCCGTCGGCGCGGTGATCGTCTATGTCTGGGGCAACCGCCTGGGCAAGGGGCGATTGGCGGGCGCGGCGATCGTGGGCACCGGCATCGCCTCAGCCGGCTTCGCGCTGGGGCTGCCGCTCTGGCCGACGATGGCGATCGGCGCGGTGGGCGGCGCCGGCATCGGCATCGCCAACATCGCCGCCACCACGATCGTGCAGGAGCAGAGCGCCGACGAGTTCCGTGGCCGCGTCTACGCCTTCTACGACAGCCTGGCGCAGATGGGGCGGCCGCTCTCGCTGGTCGTGGGCGCCTTCGCCGCCGACGCGCTGGGCATCCGCGCCGTCTTCCTGATCGTCGGCGTGGTCACCGCGCTCACCGGCGTGCCCGTGCTGGCCGTGCCGTCCCTGCGCGACACACCGTGACGAGGAAACAGGGAACAGGGAGCAGGGAATAGGCAATTGGGAATAGAGGACGAGGGGCGCCCTCCCCATTTCCTATTGCCTCGTCGGGCCGCTCAGATGTCATCTGCCGGATCGAGCACGGGCAAGTCCGGGGCCAGCAGCTCGGGGTATTTCAGGCCCGTGCCCGTGTTCAGCAGCAGCACACGTTCGCCCGGCTGAATCGCGCCCTGCTCATGCAGGCGGATCGCGGCGGCAAGCGTGGCGGCGCCTTCCGGGCAGATCAGCGTCCCTTCCAGCGCGGCGAGCTCAGTCATCTTCGCTGCGATCTCCGCGTCGCTCACGGCCACGCAGGCGCCGCCGGTTTCGCGCACGGCGCGCAGCACCAGAAAGTCGCCCAGCGCCTTCGGCACGCGGATGCCGCTGGCGATCGTGCTCGCGCCCTCGCAGAAGTCGGAGTCCTCGCGGCCGGCCGCGAAGGCGTGCACCAGCGGGGCGCAGCCCTCCGCCTGCACGGCGAAGAGACGCGGGCGCACGTCTGCCGCCAGCCAGCCGAGGGCACGCAGCTCGTCGAACGCCTTCCAGATGCCGATCAGGCCGACACCACCGCCCGCGGGATAGAGGATGACCTCCGGCGGCCGCCAGCCGAACTGCTCGGCCAGCTCGAAGCCCATCGTCTTCTTGCCCTCGATGCGGTACGGCTCCTTCAGCGTGCTGGCGTCGAACCAGCCGTAGCGCTGTGCCGCGCGCCCGATAATGCGGCCGGCGTCGGAGATCAGGCCGCGCACAAGATACGTCTCGGCGCCGCAGGCCCAGGTCTCTTTCTGGTTGATCGCCGGCGCGTCGGCGGGCATGACGATGTGCGCCTTGATGCCGGCGCGGGCGCAGTAGGCCGCCCAGGCGCCGCCCGCGTTGCCCGCCGTGGGCATGGCGATCTCGGCGATGCCCAGCTCCTTCGCCTTCGAGACGCCGGCCGCGGCGCCGCGCGCCTTGAAGCTGCCCGTCGGGTTCAGCCCCTCGTCCTTCATCCACAACTCGGGTATGCCGAAGCGCGCGCCGGCGCGCGCCAGCCGCAGCACAGGCGTGAAGCCCTCGCCCAGCGAGACGATGTTGGCCGCGTCTGCCACCGGCAACAGCTCACGGTAG is a genomic window containing:
- a CDS encoding MFS transporter, which translates into the protein MEATRQPDPATPDSAGPPPAARPHVPRAPSGWQRYFGALKYGPLRLVWLAQIISQVGDGMMTIALIWLTINLAHGSSSSGLALSAILVAQTLPYIFGVFTGALVDRWERLSTMLASDISRGVIVLLIPIINAISPLHVWELTVMSFLLGLAGQFFDPAKAALTPSLVPPEELTSANALLQFTRQVLFIAGPAIGGSLIALAGALGVFWVDAVSFFGSAAVLLVLRRRSARVYKAPGSATRSGSDILRDIAAGFRYIHHRARLRAVIVVGAVLNFMLSPLPLLIPLYIKRVVKSGAIQFGSLTSIIFVGFAVGAVIVYVWGNRLGKGRLAGAAIVGTGIASAGFALGLPLWPTMAIGAVGGAGIGIANIAATTIVQEQSADEFRGRVYAFYDSLAQMGRPLSLVVGAFAADALGIRAVFLIVGVVTALTGVPVLAVPSLRDTP
- a CDS encoding threonine synthase, translating into MSYLSHLECPKCGATYPANEPANLCVCGSPLLARYDLARAAAELKREALAGREPTMWRYRELLPVADAANIVSLGEGFTPVLRLARAGARFGIPELWMKDEGLNPTGSFKARGAAAGVSKAKELGIAEIAMPTAGNAGGAWAAYCARAGIKAHIVMPADAPAINQKETWACGAETYLVRGLISDAGRIIGRAAQRYGWFDASTLKEPYRIEGKKTMGFELAEQFGWRPPEVILYPAGGGVGLIGIWKAFDELRALGWLAADVRPRLFAVQAEGCAPLVHAFAAGREDSDFCEGASTIASGIRVPKALGDFLVLRAVRETGGACVAVSDAEIAAKMTELAALEGTLICPEGAATLAAAIRLHEQGAIQPGERVLLLNTGTGLKYPELLAPDLPVLDPADDI